In Acidobacteriota bacterium, one genomic interval encodes:
- a CDS encoding AMP-binding protein: MNAAQLAIDSLARFGVYDAVRFEGRTRTNEEQELLARKLAAVLRARGVGPDDRVVVMMPNCPEIFCAFQAVWKIGAVILPVMPQLGPREVGYLLEDSGAKVALVAPVLAPVVDAARAGLPRCEALLSLGSAEVAGATDITDEIAAAAPVDSLVDRAGDDLALLLYTSGTTGRPKGVMLTHDNILWSSQQIGGMAEMPEGMPILHVMPMAHSFGVLMMCVGFVKGFEATVMVRWDTRLVFENIERHRIERMGMVPTMLTYLLDFPERERFDTGSLSWVWSGGAALANEVRVDFEREFDCTVRDGYGLTESTAVATAYSDSDEYRAGSCGRAVDGVEVAVMDDDHNRMPAGTPGEVCIRGRNVMKGYWGSAEATAEAVRDGWLHSGDIGVMDADGFLRITDRKKDLIIKGGENISPREIEEALYEHPAISEVAVVAVPHKTWGDDIWAAVVFKPGADASEEELRAHTAGFVTRFKIPSRFVVQPELPKNAVGKIMKREVAERLLGDP, from the coding sequence ATGAACGCCGCACAACTCGCCATCGACAGCCTCGCCCGCTTCGGTGTGTATGACGCCGTGCGCTTCGAGGGCAGGACCAGAACGAACGAGGAGCAGGAGCTGCTGGCCCGGAAGCTGGCCGCCGTGCTCCGGGCACGCGGCGTCGGCCCCGACGATCGCGTCGTCGTCATGATGCCGAACTGCCCGGAGATCTTCTGCGCCTTCCAGGCGGTGTGGAAGATCGGCGCCGTGATCCTGCCGGTCATGCCGCAACTCGGCCCGCGCGAGGTCGGCTACCTGCTCGAAGACTCGGGGGCGAAGGTCGCGCTGGTGGCGCCGGTGCTCGCTCCGGTCGTGGACGCGGCCCGGGCCGGCTTGCCGCGCTGCGAAGCGCTGCTCAGCCTTGGTTCAGCCGAAGTCGCCGGCGCGACCGACATCACGGACGAGATCGCGGCGGCGGCGCCCGTCGACTCGCTGGTCGACCGGGCAGGCGACGACCTGGCGCTCCTCCTCTACACCTCAGGCACCACCGGCCGGCCGAAGGGAGTGATGCTCACGCACGACAACATCCTCTGGTCGTCTCAGCAGATCGGCGGGATGGCCGAGATGCCGGAAGGGATGCCGATCCTGCACGTGATGCCGATGGCCCACTCGTTCGGCGTCCTGATGATGTGTGTCGGTTTCGTCAAGGGTTTCGAGGCGACGGTCATGGTGCGCTGGGACACTCGCCTGGTGTTCGAGAACATCGAGCGGCACCGGATCGAGCGCATGGGCATGGTGCCGACGATGCTGACCTACCTGCTCGACTTCCCGGAGCGGGAGCGCTTCGACACCGGTTCACTGAGCTGGGTATGGTCGGGCGGCGCCGCGCTCGCCAACGAGGTCCGGGTCGACTTCGAGCGCGAGTTCGACTGCACGGTCCGCGACGGCTACGGGCTGACCGAGTCGACCGCGGTCGCCACCGCCTACTCGGACAGCGACGAGTACCGCGCGGGTTCCTGCGGCCGCGCCGTCGACGGCGTGGAGGTCGCGGTCATGGACGATGACCACAACCGGATGCCGGCCGGGACGCCGGGCGAGGTCTGCATCCGTGGCCGCAACGTGATGAAGGGCTACTGGGGCAGTGCCGAGGCCACTGCGGAAGCGGTCCGCGACGGCTGGCTGCACTCCGGCGACATCGGCGTCATGGACGCAGACGGCTTCCTGCGCATCACCGACCGGAAGAAGGACCTGATCATCAAGGGCGGCGAGAACATCTCACCGCGGGAGATCGAGGAGGCGCTCTACGAGCATCCTGCGATCTCGGAGGTCGCCGTCGTCGCCGTGCCGCACAAGACCTGGGGCGACGACATCTGGGCGGCGGTGGTGTTCAAGCCCGGCGCCGACGCCAGCGAAGAGGAACTTCGCGCCCACACCGCGGGCTTCGTCACCCGGTTCAAGATCCCGAGCCGCTTCGTCGTTCAGCCGGAGTTGCCGAAGAACGCGGTGGGGAAGATCATGAAGCGGGAGGTTGCGGAGAGATTGCTCGGCGACCCTTGA
- a CDS encoding alpha/beta hydrolase-fold protein codes for MRRVTRINALPLLAIFLVAAASHAQESSLTNHALASDLVPGEPRFDLLLPPAYDPERSEPYPLLLWLHGGSSGERQLERRLRAHLERAWDEGTIEHIVVVAPITGNSYYIDWKGGGKSWETFILQQLLPHVRSHYNVAQDRAGTVLGGGSAGGQGTLRIGLRNPEMFAAAAALEPGFPPVASFADLDLTPYGPGAMRFLHERFGDPFDVEYWRARHPPTIVIDNADRLRASGLKLLVEAGDEDANLTYLSAELLHRLLFDAAIPHEYHLVQGGAHTGRSIPRRITNVLAFFQRALRPQGPDPQAEDHLARAKQSGRYAPRVPNQLDFDTVDFRSPPP; via the coding sequence ATGCGCCGAGTCACGCGAATCAACGCTCTTCCCCTCCTGGCCATCTTCCTGGTCGCCGCAGCGAGCCACGCCCAGGAGTCCAGTCTGACGAATCACGCCCTCGCCAGCGACCTGGTGCCCGGCGAGCCGCGGTTCGACCTCCTGCTGCCTCCGGCCTATGACCCGGAACGCTCCGAGCCCTACCCGCTCCTGCTCTGGCTTCACGGCGGCTCCAGCGGCGAACGCCAACTGGAGCGTCGTCTTCGCGCCCATCTCGAACGCGCCTGGGACGAGGGAACGATCGAGCACATCGTGGTCGTTGCTCCGATCACGGGCAACTCCTACTACATCGACTGGAAGGGCGGAGGAAAGAGCTGGGAGACCTTCATCCTCCAGCAACTGCTGCCCCACGTCCGAAGCCACTACAACGTGGCGCAGGACCGGGCCGGCACCGTGCTCGGCGGCGGCTCCGCGGGGGGCCAGGGCACACTACGGATCGGCCTCCGCAACCCCGAGATGTTCGCAGCCGCGGCGGCCCTCGAACCGGGATTCCCGCCGGTGGCCTCCTTCGCCGACCTCGACCTCACGCCCTACGGTCCCGGCGCGATGCGGTTCCTCCACGAGCGTTTCGGCGACCCCTTCGACGTCGAGTACTGGCGGGCCCGTCACCCGCCGACGATCGTGATCGACAACGCCGACCGGCTCCGCGCCTCCGGCCTGAAGCTCCTGGTCGAGGCCGGCGACGAGGACGCCAACCTGACCTACCTCAGCGCCGAACTGCTCCACCGGCTGCTCTTCGACGCCGCGATTCCGCACGAGTACCACCTGGTCCAGGGGGGCGCCCACACCGGACGCTCGATCCCGCGACGGATCACGAACGTGCTCGCCTTCTTCCAGCGCGCGCTGCGTCCCCAGGGACCCGACCCGCAGGCAGAGGACCACCTGGCCAGAGCCAAACAGAGCGGCCGCTACGCACCGAGAGTGCCGAACCAGCTCGACTTCGACACCGTCGACTTCCGCAGCCCGCCGCCTTGA